One part of the Tunicatimonas pelagia genome encodes these proteins:
- a CDS encoding S8 family serine peptidase, which yields MKKILRAVFIVCFALPLVHLNLTLYAQETTVNPTRLYIQLEEELANRLENLSKKDITLTQEAKLDQLNQLFGVSIIRRVFPSAGKYEYAHRSHQLHQWYEVVFQDTVRQDIQQLIQAYKQINSVQWAEPVYEMSLEVTKLPEATMNDPRFKDQWHYENTGQSGGTKGADIKLTSAWSVETGDSEVVVAIIDGGMDINHEDLQGGMWVNTQEQQGKPGVDDDNNGYIDDIHGYGFGDQRGDFFPHYHGIHVGGTVGATNNNGKGVSGIAGGTDADAGVRLMSCAVFGSRGQGGFPESFIYAADNGAVIAQNSWSGGLPSKVLEDAIDYFVKRAGYDNTTENYDKNIQIGPMAGGLVVFSAGNNRSSNPRYPSSYESCFAVASTDHHDKKSDFSNYGDWVEISAPGSSVLSTYTNNSYNYLSGTSMAAPHVSGVAALLVSHFGKEGFKPDQVKTLLLSSADNIDEQNPTYVGQLGGWSTKCF from the coding sequence ATGAAAAAAATATTACGTGCCGTATTTATCGTGTGTTTCGCTCTCCCACTAGTACATCTCAACTTGACTTTATATGCTCAGGAAACCACGGTAAATCCTACCAGGCTTTATATACAACTGGAAGAAGAACTCGCTAATAGGTTGGAGAACCTATCCAAAAAAGATATTACGCTTACCCAAGAAGCTAAACTAGATCAGCTCAATCAACTGTTTGGTGTGAGCATTATTAGGCGCGTTTTTCCTTCCGCCGGAAAATACGAGTACGCTCATCGTTCGCATCAGCTTCATCAGTGGTACGAGGTTGTATTTCAGGATACGGTGAGGCAAGATATTCAGCAGTTGATTCAGGCGTATAAGCAGATTAATTCAGTTCAGTGGGCTGAGCCTGTTTACGAAATGAGCTTGGAAGTTACTAAATTACCAGAAGCCACTATGAACGATCCCCGATTTAAGGATCAGTGGCACTACGAAAATACGGGGCAGTCGGGTGGTACGAAAGGAGCCGATATTAAGCTTACTTCAGCTTGGAGCGTAGAAACAGGAGACAGTGAAGTAGTGGTAGCCATTATTGACGGTGGTATGGACATCAACCATGAAGACCTTCAAGGTGGTATGTGGGTAAATACACAAGAACAGCAGGGCAAACCCGGGGTGGATGATGATAACAATGGGTACATTGATGATATTCATGGGTACGGCTTTGGCGATCAACGAGGTGATTTTTTTCCTCATTATCACGGAATACACGTGGGTGGAACAGTAGGAGCCACTAATAATAATGGAAAAGGAGTATCTGGAATTGCGGGTGGAACCGATGCAGATGCTGGCGTAAGGTTAATGTCGTGTGCGGTATTCGGAAGTAGAGGACAGGGTGGTTTTCCAGAGTCATTTATATATGCGGCTGATAATGGGGCCGTAATTGCCCAGAATAGCTGGAGCGGTGGATTACCAAGTAAAGTGCTGGAAGATGCAATTGACTACTTTGTGAAACGGGCGGGCTACGATAATACTACCGAAAATTACGATAAGAATATTCAAATCGGACCAATGGCCGGTGGATTGGTCGTATTTTCTGCGGGCAATAACCGATCATCTAACCCTCGATACCCTAGTTCTTACGAATCTTGTTTTGCGGTGGCTTCTACCGATCATCACGACAAAAAGTCGGATTTCTCAAACTACGGGGATTGGGTAGAAATTTCTGCTCCGGGATCTTCGGTCTTGAGCACCTATACTAATAATTCGTACAATTATCTATCGGGAACTTCTATGGCCGCACCCCATGTATCCGGAGTGGCAGCATTGCTGGTTTCTCACTTTGGTAAAGAAGGTTTTAAACCCGACCAAGTAAAAACGCTTTTGCTATCGTCAGCTGATAATATTGACGAACAAAACCCTACTTACGTAGGACAGCTAGGGGGCTGGTCGACTAAATGCTTTTAG
- a CDS encoding GIY-YIG nuclease family protein produces MDILLNDILQLSEIENTKVKFNVSNGVKDPIDIFKENREELLQWQFWNSSKRSYYEGQVTIGFVLIENYKWLLFDISRITKDLNKFNQVGYEYQTIREYEKYFGRIVIEFKENTRQVIRKAESVIDKCKVVQILESTFDDDLFPGYENVYLSWQDLKRVLHKNVWKTALENQKGVYLITDSSNGKMYVGSAYGTNMLHGRWSQYLNNGHGGNEGLKKLSFDHIKSNFYYSILDIYKSTIEDNIIIKRESWWKKVLGSKTFGYNEN; encoded by the coding sequence ATGGATATTCTACTAAACGACATATTGCAATTAAGCGAAATCGAGAATACCAAAGTCAAATTTAACGTATCAAATGGGGTTAAAGATCCAATAGATATTTTTAAAGAGAACAGAGAAGAGCTTTTGCAGTGGCAATTTTGGAACTCATCCAAACGGTCGTATTACGAAGGTCAAGTCACGATCGGATTCGTACTTATCGAGAATTACAAATGGCTATTATTTGACATCAGTCGGATCACAAAGGACTTGAACAAGTTCAACCAAGTTGGTTACGAATACCAGACAATTCGTGAGTATGAAAAGTATTTTGGCAGAATTGTTATTGAATTTAAGGAGAATACTAGACAAGTAATCAGAAAAGCTGAAAGTGTAATTGATAAGTGCAAAGTTGTCCAAATATTGGAAAGCACCTTTGACGATGACCTCTTCCCAGGTTATGAAAACGTGTATCTGTCTTGGCAGGACTTAAAAAGGGTACTACATAAGAATGTGTGGAAAACTGCTTTAGAAAATCAGAAAGGTGTTTACTTGATAACGGATAGCAGCAATGGTAAGATGTACGTTGGCTCTGCCTACGGAACTAACATGCTACACGGGAGATGGTCACAATATTTGAATAATGGTCATGGAGGGAATGAGGGGCTAAAAAAGTTGAGCTTCGATCATATAAAAAGCAATTTTTACTATTCAATACTAGACATTTATAAATCTACAATCGAAGACAATATTATAATCAAAAGAGAATCTTGGTGGAAGAAGGTACTTGGATCCAAAACATTTGGGTACAATGAAAATTGA